Proteins encoded within one genomic window of Humulus lupulus chromosome 1, drHumLupu1.1, whole genome shotgun sequence:
- the LOC133797386 gene encoding uncharacterized protein LOC133797386: MSKPHAPPPKPLIKHKSWSPDAHRDEAWLRRKDRHRAVGLHRSKSVSDEDLEELKACFELGFRFDSPHSDPKLTDTLPALGLYYAVHKQYSKSLSRSSSSSSMCSDNDCESSSTIIDPGDDSKMVKTRLRLWAQVVACSVRKSSSG; the protein is encoded by the exons ATGTCGAAACCCCACGCTCCACCGCCGAAGCCTCTGATCAAGCACAAGTCATGGTCGCCGGACGCCCACCGCGACGAGGCGTGGCTTCGCCGGAAAGACAGGCATAGAGCCGTTGGTCTCCATCGCAGCAAGAGCGTATCTGACGAGGACTTGGAGGAGTTAAAGGCTTGTTTCGAGCTCGGATTCAGGTTCGATTCGCCACATTCGGATCCGAAGCTAACGGATACGCTCCCTGCGTTAGGGTTATATTACGCTGTTCACAAGCAGTACAGCAAGAGCCTATCGAGATCTTCGTCGTCCTCTTCGATGTGCTCCGATAATGATTGTGAAAGCTCTAGCACCATAATCGATCCAG GTGATGATTCGAAGATGGTGAAGACGAGATTGAGGCTATGGGCCCAGGTTGTTGCTTGCTCGGTACGGAAATCTTCTTCCGGGTGA